Part of the Blastocatellia bacterium genome is shown below.
AAAGATGGTAATGAAGCACGAGAAGAAACCGTTTGGTTTAATGTCACAGTTTGGGATCGTCAAGCAGAAATCGCTAGATCTTACTTAAGCAAAGGAAAACAGGTTTATGTTGAAGGGCCACTTAGAATTGAGGAATATACTGATAAATCAGGTAAACCCCGCTATAGTCTTGAAGTTACAGCTAGCCATTTAGAGCTAATTGGCAACCGTCCAGAAAATCTTGCAGCTAATAATAGCCAAACAGTAAATCGCACTGAACCACTTTTTGCACTTGCAAATAATCCTACAAGCTAAATTTAGCTTAATGTTTATTTCTTAAATATTAGCATTTAGTCCATTGTGGACTAAATGCTAACGCGACTCTCAAATTTTTACCTAATATTCTTGGAACTAACATTCCAAATAAAGCTATTTCATCATCGCAAGACTTAAGATTTTCCTGTACTCAATAACTAACAAGTTTCTTTCTAGCTTATTAATAAATATTGGCTATAATTAGCAAACTTGTTTTAAGAGTTATTTTGCAAAATACCCAAAAATCAATTAAGAAAAGTCTATGAGCGCATTTTTGTTAAAAAATGCTAATGTGGTTTGTTTTGACCCTATTAGCATTGAAAGTTCTGATTTACGCATTAACGCAGGCAAAATTATTGCACGAGATAAAAATTTAGTTCTTCAAGATGGCGAGGAGCTAATAGATTGCACAAACAAGCTTATTTTTCCTGGCATTGTTTGTGCGCATACTCATCTTTATTCTGCGCTAGCACGAGGGATGCCAGGGCCGAAACAAACACCTACAAATTTTTATGAAATCTTAAAGTTTGTTTGGTGGCGATTAGATCGCGCCTTAGATGAGGAAACTATTTATTGGAGCGCGATTGCTGGCGGACTAGACGCTATAAGAAGTGGTACAACTACTTTAATTGACCATCATGCTTCACCTAGTTATATTACTAACTCACTTTCCATTATCAAACAAGCTCTTTCAGATTTAGGACTGCGCGGAGTGCTTTGTTATGAAGTAACTGACCGCAATGGCGAAACGGACAGAGATTTAGGAATTAAAGAAAATGAGCAAGCTTTAGCTAGTAGTGGCGGGCTTTACCGGGCTTTAGTTGGTGGACATGCAGCTTTTACGCTTAATCCAACTTCATTAAAAATGCTGGCTGAACTAGCAGAAAATTTTAATTGTGGTGTACATATTCATGTTGCTGAAGATCGTTTAGATGAAAGAGACGCAAAAGAAACCTATAAAGAGCCGTTAATACAACGACTTGCCGAGTCTGGCGTTTTGCGTCCTGGGTCGATTTTGGCACATTGTACACACCTTGACCAATCAGCTTTAAGAGTTGCTAAAATGTCTGGTAGTTGGCTAATTCATAATCCACGCTCTAATATGAATAATAATGTTGGCTATGCGTCAATAAAGGATTTTGGCTCACGTGCTGCGTTAGGGACGGACGGCATTGGCTCAGACATGTTTGAGGAAGCTAAATTTGCTTTCTACAAGTCACGTGATGACAAGCTAGGACTATCAGCAGAAAATGTGCTAGAACTTTTAGCAGGTGGTCAACATCTAGCGAGTGAAATTTTTGACGAACAATTACAGCAACTTAATGTTGGTGCAACGGCTGATTTAGTTTTATATGACTATTTATCGCCTACACCATTAACAGCAGAAAATTTTGCTTGGCATTTTATTTTTGGAATGTCTGCTAGTCCTGTAAGTAGCTTAATGGTAAATGGTAAATTCTTACTTCGTGAAGGTAAGTATCAAACTATTGACCCTGTGCAAGCAACAGAAAAAACTCGTCAAGCAGCCATAAAACTTTGGGAAAAAATGCAGAAAATATAAGATTTTAATTATTAAAATTTTTAAGGAGAATAAAATTTAATTTATGCCGCGAATTGTTAAATGTGGTCTAATTCAAGCTAGTAATCCAACTTCCGTTGATCAACCATTAGATGTTATTAAGCAATCAATGATTGATAAACACTTGGCAATGATTGAACAAGCAGCTAGTCAAGGTGTGCAAATTCTTTGTTTACAAGAAATTTTCTATGGCCCTTATTTCTGTGCAGAACAAAATCCTCGTTGGTATGGCACAACAGAACGTATTCCCGATGGCCCGACTACACAACTAATGAT
Proteins encoded:
- a CDS encoding amidohydrolase family protein; protein product: MSAFLLKNANVVCFDPISIESSDLRINAGKIIARDKNLVLQDGEELIDCTNKLIFPGIVCAHTHLYSALARGMPGPKQTPTNFYEILKFVWWRLDRALDEETIYWSAIAGGLDAIRSGTTTLIDHHASPSYITNSLSIIKQALSDLGLRGVLCYEVTDRNGETDRDLGIKENEQALASSGGLYRALVGGHAAFTLNPTSLKMLAELAENFNCGVHIHVAEDRLDERDAKETYKEPLIQRLAESGVLRPGSILAHCTHLDQSALRVAKMSGSWLIHNPRSNMNNNVGYASIKDFGSRAALGTDGIGSDMFEEAKFAFYKSRDDKLGLSAENVLELLAGGQHLASEIFDEQLQQLNVGATADLVLYDYLSPTPLTAENFAWHFIFGMSASPVSSLMVNGKFLLREGKYQTIDPVQATEKTRQAAIKLWEKMQKI
- a CDS encoding single-stranded DNA-binding protein; protein product: MSFNKVTLIGNLGCEPQLKYTPQGKAVCEFTVATSQRKKDGNEAREETVWFNVTVWDRQAEIARSYLSKGKQVYVEGPLRIEEYTDKSGKPRYSLEVTASHLELIGNRPENLAANNSQTVNRTEPLFALANNPTS